AACAATACTTCCAAGCATTGTGATCCCATGAGTCCATCCACTCTAAGAATGGCTTAAAATCATGCTTTTTTCAAAATAACAtgtttggggttctttttgttGATCATTGCTTATACCAGAGTTGTGGTACTTTAAAATGTAGCTCTTCACCTCACCTCTTTTCTTCACTGCTGCACATCTAGCTACAAAAGATagatgacaggtttcacagtagctgccctgttagtctgtatccgcaaaaagaaaaggagtacttgtggcaccttagagacaaacacatttatttgagcataagctttcgttactATTTGCATTAGAATGGTGCCCATGATTTGCTAGGTGCTGCAAAGACAGCCCTGGCTCCTAGAGATTATTATCTAAAAAGGACAGAGCAGAATACACAGGTTGTGGGGAAACGGATACGTCTCAAATGCTGGGGGCCGGAGGCAAGCAGCCCCTAAGGCTGCCCCTCTTTCAGGGGTGCCCAACCTACTCTGTGACTAAGGCCACAGCcacccactggcacctgacctgGGTCCCGCCATACGCACCCAGGCTGGGGGCCGGTATGAGTAGGCTGAGCGCCTCATGGCCCACACCGTGCGCCCTCCCCCGGCAGTAGAGGCTCCCTGCTGCGAGGCCGGAGTCGCTAGCCGCGGGCCGAGCGCGGGAAAAGGATTTAGGGCCGCAGCTAAAACTAGACAGGGCAGCGCCAGCGGCATCCCGGGTCGGTGGGAGGGGACTGGCCGAGGCGGGAGCGGAGGCGGGGCGGGCCGGGCCGAGGCGGGAGCGGAGGCGGGGCGGAGCCGAGCCCAGGCCTAGAACTCTGGAGGCTTTGGGCGCAGCCTGGGGACCATGCAGCGGGATGTGGGCAGCTTTCCCCTAGCCCCCGGCCTCAGGGCTAAGCTCATCGGAGCCGGCTTCCAGACggcccaggagctgctggagatcGGGCCCTGCGAGCTCAGCAAAGGTACCGGACTGAGACCcattgggggaggggtctggttttacccccgccccccaagggCGCCGACCCCACGTCTCTAGCTCTAGCTCAGCGGCGGTGCTTTCTCCCTTCGCACCCCTActgcccctgctcttccccagcccaggccTGCACACGCCCTGACTGCCCCTTCCCAGCAGACCCGGACCGTCTACTCACTCTGTAGCTTCTTCTAAAGTCCCATCTGCGCCCCCAACGAGCCTCTCTCTCATCCCCAGGCCGGCGTTCTCTCCCCAAGACCTCTAAATCCTTACCAGGGGTGCTGGCTGGAACAGCTTTTATGCTGAGagccaaattgtaaaccctgtatataatggaaatcacttcaatcCAGGGGGTACAGCAGCACCTCTAGTGCCAGCACTTATGTTCCTTACCCCCTAGTCACATTTTCATCCTCCCCAAGACCCTTCTCTACAGACCAGGTGTCACCCTGAGCCACCCCCAAGCACCCCTCCAGCCAAGGACCTCCCCACTTCTCTCGTCTTGGGAGCTTCCTCTCTTAGGGCCCACAGGCTGGGATTCCCCTCATtgttccatccccagacaccacAGCCCAGGTTTCATCTTCAGTCATCCTATCCTAGGACTTTTCTTGGGGCTCCTTTCAATGTCCTCCCCCAATTCCCCCAGTCTGTTCTGTGATTTTGAGAATTGATTATTAACAGAGCTCCCCTGCCTACATGGGAAACCAGGCTAACACCTTGCTGGTAAGAATGGGGTTTTAACAACTGGCTAGTTTAATTAATTGGTTCATGTGTATAAAGCGCTTCACTTCAGCAGTGTTCAAGTATTGTGGTTGGACTCCCTGAGAGGATGGTCTTATCTCATCCAGTCTTCATACAGGTCTGAAGAAGTGAAAGGAAAACACTTTcccatgtttaattttttttacctaTATCTCAGTAAAAAGGATCTGACTCTGACAGAGGATCCTGCTTTTATTGAGAACTAAATGGAAACGAGACACTGAGAAAGGAGAGCTGTAACAGGTtacccccacacatacacatctcaggttctaaaccaggggttctcaaactgggggtcgggaccctcaggaagttgcaaggttattacatggggggttgcaagctgtcagcctccaccccaaaccctgctttgcctccagcatttataatgctgttaaatatataaaaacttgtttttaatttattagggggatcatattcagaggcttgctatgtgaaaggggtcaccagtacaaaagtttgagaaccactgttctaaagcaAGTAAAGGGGTGTGAAATTGGTTACAAAGGTAAAGATCACAAGAAACTAGAATAGATCTTCCAATCCACTAAGATAAATGTATGAAATATATTATCTCAGCTTTTATTTCACTTTGATCAGAGAAAAGATAAATATATCTTTTAGTTGATGGGCAGTTTATCAGAAATATTAATATATCTTGCATTGTTCCATACTGTGTATAACTTCACTTGGATTTGAAATAGTCTTAGGCCCTTGAATATGCTTCTGTGTTATTTGCTGCTTATGACCACTAGGTGTCACTGTCATTTAGTTAAAACTACTTTATTacctgtaaaaacaaaaagaggacttgtggcatcttagagcatccgatgaagcgatgaagtgtagctcacgaaagcttatgctcaaataaatgggttagtctctaaggtgccacaagtcctccttttctttttgctgatacagactaacacggctgctactctgaaacctgtctttattacCTGTAATTCTGAACCCATTAACCAGAAGATGTGTTTTTTCCAGTGAGCAGTAACTTACTACATTAGTCCCTGATGATGTGACAACAGGAAATTTGTCCTCCCAGGTCCCATCGAAATCTATGACATAGGTCACTTCTGGTCTCTCATTTGGAGGTCCCTTCTTTGGCATGCACACTCCCACCTGAACTTGAACAAACCACATTAATTGCTGTTGGAGTCACTTCCTTTGTGTTTGGTTCAGCTCCTGCAGATCTTATTAGTGGTGTCATGTTGGTATGATGAGCTTCTAGTGGGATAGAAACCAGTAGTCAGTCTCTTTTCTGGCCATGATACGAACATTtatcttctgaaaaaaaaatcctgtcatCACCAAAAGAGAATGAATATTAAAGAAAGCTGGTGTTAAGTGATTGGAAGAAGAAATTtgtggtctgatttttcagaggggctgagtgcctgcagcttccattgacttcagtgggatttgtgagTCCTTGgtacttctaaaaatcaggccactagTTTTTTAATTCCAAAGAATGAAAATAGGTAAGCATGAGTAGTTTGTTTCCATCATTAATCCAAAAATATTAATGCTTTTTGGCAGGTCTTTTTAACTGGTCTAATTGCAGAGCCTATAAATCCAGCAGAAACTGTCTTCTCTATTTATACTGGGACCTGTTGTTTGTAAAAAAATATACCGTcccatgcttttattttttcagaaattGGAATCTCTAAAGAGGAGGCACTAGAAACCTTGCAAATTGTAAGAAGAGAATGTCACAGTAATGCAACAAAGACTGCTGGTGAACCTGAAGCTGTTGGGAAGTGCACAGCACTAGAACTCTTGGAACAAGAACAATCACAGGGCTTCATAATCACCTTCTGTTCAGCGCTAGATGATATTCTGGGAGGTGGTGTGCAACTAACAAAAATCACGGAGATCTGTGGAGCACCAGGTGTTGGGAAAACCCAGTTATGGTATTTTTATATTACCTCCGTTCAACTAGGAATCTAATAATACTAAATGTAACTAGGACCAAAGTCCTTTTATTCTTGTTGTTATGGCTGCAACCCCAGATTCCATGGTGTATTGCAGAAATATCTTGGTATTGGTAATATCTCCTGCTCAGTTTACCCCTCGCCAGAACTAACTGTCACTTTTGAGATAAATTGGGAGTGGGggattgtttatttatttaattatccTTCTATCTTTAActcttttttgtttcttctgaCAGTATGCAGCTGGCAGTAGATGTGCAGATTCCAGAATGTTTTGGGGGGCTTGCTGGAGAAGCAGTTTTCATTGATACAGAGGGAAGCTTTATGGTAGAGAGAGTGGTAGACATTGCAACTGCCTGTGTTCAGCACTGCCAGCTTATTGCTGAAACACATCAGGAAGAAGGTATATTACCAAGCTGTGTTCCTTTCAGTATGATAGGCTAACGTTCTTATACTGGTGTATGTGCGAAACTAATTAAATGTAGGCAAGCTGTATTACatttaaaagctttattttgcATATAGAAAGCTAGGAGGACAAGTTGTCAAGGTGTCAGGTCCAGCAGCCTTGGCATATGAATATTAGTACCACATTGAGCAAAGAACTTGTTGCTGTTTAACAGATCTGAGGGGACACCTATATCACATGAGTTAGTACCCACACATTAAATATTGTCTGGTTAATTTTGACTAAGTGTCATTTTGATCAGCTGGCTTGATAGTTACATtactgaacacttttttttttttttttttttaaacttagtttTCATTTTTGCAGCAGTCTTCTCTGCAGGTTTCAGTGAATATGTGTGCATATCCTGAGACCGCTTCTGATACAATTTCCAGAAGGTGATTGTGCTGCCCACTTTCAAGCCAGATGGAAAGGAAATTTCCTTCCACTCTTAATTGTTGACCGATaacttcctttttctgttttacaaattttcaaatgttgtttttgttgttaggtgctggagacaggagttgGAGGAATGATGAGAGTAAAAATGTGTtgagcacagatttttttttctcccccccccagacTTTCAAAAATCCCTGGAGACTTTCTCCCTTGAAAGTATTCTTTCTCATATCTATTACTTCCGTTGTCATGACTACACAGAGCTGCTAGCACAGGTCTACCTCCTCCCAGACTTCCTTTCAGAGCATTCAAAGGTAAGGCTTACTGCAGACTTAGATGAAAGATGCCTTACGTATTTGGAGATGTATTGAAGACATTGAGGGTTTGTTCATTGGCATGAGAAAAGGTCTATCCATCTGAGGTTCCAAGCAGACCATGAACCTGGGAACTGAGATTTGGCTGCTGCCAAACCTCAGATGTGTAAATTTGtgcttcttttttctctctcaactCTTGCTACCAATTTCCTCTTCCTAATAACTTCCTTCCTTTTAACCTGCTTAATCTCTATCCTAATGCTACAACTCTTGAGGCACCACACCACAAATACTACATATTCTTAGTGCAACAGATGCCCTTGGAAAATGTATCTCTAGGTCATGTTTGCACTTCATCAACATGATGTAACGATGCCAGGATGACATAGTGCCAGTTTTCTCTTCCGAGGACAGAATCCATCACCAAAAGAACCCATCAGCATCTTGGCAGCCAGAGGCTGACTCTTTCCTGTTGCTATGAGCAACTTGAGCATGCAGCTTAATTGTATAGTGGACAACTGCTGAATAGTTGCCTAGGTTCTGAGTGTAGCAGTATTGTAATGCAGATTTCCTCCACCTCCTTTCAAGATTTTTagattcttcagggcaaatctcTCCCCAACAAGCTGCTCTGTGACTCCGTGTAACAGAGTACAAATGACTATTGTTTAGGAATGTTATCCAGGATATGGGTTGTGTCTAAtacttcattttccatttttggaTGATATTTTTAGTTTTAGTTGTGCTCAGAGTGTACTTGCCTCTGGTATTGCCCTCTCTTTGCCAGGTACTAAAGCTGCCTTGTTGTGCTGGCCACCCAGGAGAGCGCACAGCCTCATTAGCACAGTAGCAAAGGGCTGCCATTCTGTTGTGCCATCTGTGCAGATTAGTGATGCTTGGCTTTGAATCTGATATTCTGATGGTTGGGAACTACAAGACACTCTGGTGATTCTTTCTGCAGCCTAATATGTGACCTAACAGACAGTGGCAGTGCCATTTTGTGTTAAAACTGGCCCAATCTCTCCATGCAGCCTCATAGCTAAGAGACAGTCTGGGAACTCCAGAACAGCTCCtaactttattttgtattatgaATGACATGGATCCTTTTTTCAGATAGCTGTGGTGGGCAGCAGTGTAATTTACCTCCATAGGTACTGTCTACACTAAAGAGAAGACTATGATTTATAGTCATAAAAACGTCAGCTTGAATGGGTTTGCTGTGGTGTGGACAGGGCAACTGTTATCAAGATTAGGTTATTGTCTATTTTGAGTGCCTTAAACCCACAGTGCTGCTAATTTTGTAACAAATGCAATAGAAATAAATCTGGTAAATTACCGTCATACCTCAGTATCTATTAATCTGATAGGCATGTAGATGGGATAATACAATTCGCCTTTCTAGTCTACTGGATTATTGTACTGTTAAACTGATTTGCTCATTCCTATAAGGGCAGGAGTGAATTTTATAGCCAATATGAGGCACCAGACAGACACTTAGAATCTTGTGAAAGAGAATCTCTGGGGAAAAATGAGAGAAAGCAAGAGGGTCTTGTTTTAATTCTGATGATTTCAGCTCCACCTCCCATTTCAAATTCTTCTTTCCTGTCAGATTCCCAGTGCCATTTCCCAAAGTGACATTTGCTTTAGGCTTGTATGT
The Eretmochelys imbricata isolate rEreImb1 chromosome 17, rEreImb1.hap1, whole genome shotgun sequence DNA segment above includes these coding regions:
- the RAD51C gene encoding DNA repair protein RAD51 homolog 3 isoform X1 yields the protein MQRDVGSFPLAPGLRAKLIGAGFQTAQELLEIGPCELSKEIGISKEEALETLQIVRRECHSNATKTAGEPEAVGKCTALELLEQEQSQGFIITFCSALDDILGGGVQLTKITEICGAPGVGKTQLCMQLAVDVQIPECFGGLAGEAVFIDTEGSFMVERVVDIATACVQHCQLIAETHQEEDFQKSLETFSLESILSHIYYFRCHDYTELLAQVYLLPDFLSEHSKVRLVIVDGIAFPFRHDFEDLSLRTRLLNGLAQQLISIANAHKLAVVLTNQMTTRIGQSQSMLVPALGESWGHAATIRLIFHWENKQRLATLYKSPSQKESTVPFHITPYGFRDVHPPPPSQTPAEVEINPRKRPRIEGDKQ
- the RAD51C gene encoding DNA repair protein RAD51 homolog 3 isoform X3, whose protein sequence is MQRDVGSFPLAPGLRAKLIGAGFQTAQELLEIGPCELSKEIGISKEEALETLQIVRRECHSNATKTAGEPEAVGKCTALELLEQEQSQGFIITFCSALDDILGGGVQLTKITEICGAPGVGKTQLCMQLAVDVQIPECFGGLAGEAVFIDTEGSFMVERVVDIATACVQHCQLIAETHQEEDFQKSLETFSLESILSHIYYFRCHDYTELLAQVYLLPDFLSEHSKVVLTNQMTTRIGQSQSMLVPALGESWGHAATIRLIFHWENKQRLATLYKSPSQKESTVPFHITPYGFRDVHPPPPSQTPAEVEINPRKRPRIEGDKQ
- the RAD51C gene encoding DNA repair protein RAD51 homolog 3 isoform X2, with product MQRDVGSFPLAPGLRAKLIGAGFQTAQELLEIGPCELSKEIGISKEEALETLQIVRRECHSNATKTAGEPEAVGKCTALELLEQEQSQGFIITFCSALDDILGGGVQLTKITEICGAPGVGKTQLCMQLAVDVQIPECFGGLAGEAVFIDTEGSFMVERVVDIATACVQHCQLIAETHQEEDFQKSLETFSLESILSHIYYFRCHDYTELLAQVYLLPDFLSEHSKVRLVIVDGIAFPFRHDFEDLSLRTRLLNGLAQQLISIANAHKLAVVLTNQMTTRIGQSQSMLVPALGESWGHAATIRLIFHWENKQRSPFSSPPDRWWEIEGKPSGLKTKRMTSTTNPREQFNFIFLSAAM